Proteins found in one Maridesulfovibrio sp. genomic segment:
- the ybeY gene encoding rRNA maturation RNase YbeY: MGVNLSIECTPDANFPLAKRELLRMADMLLDALGVEGFDFDLKIVNDAAIAVVNEEFLGCVGPTNVLSFPFSESPDLEKNSFLGEIVLSVDTLVRETRLYGQLPEEHTVRLLAHALLHLAGYDHGPEMYSLTDNAVESVAPVFRQRTSGWQ; the protein is encoded by the coding sequence ATGGGAGTTAATCTGAGCATAGAATGCACGCCGGATGCTAATTTCCCGCTTGCGAAGAGGGAACTGCTCCGCATGGCGGATATGCTGCTCGATGCTTTGGGGGTTGAGGGTTTTGACTTCGATCTCAAAATAGTAAATGATGCGGCAATTGCCGTAGTTAATGAAGAATTTCTTGGGTGCGTTGGACCGACCAACGTGCTTAGTTTTCCCTTTTCCGAGAGTCCTGATCTGGAAAAGAACAGTTTTTTAGGAGAGATAGTTTTGTCTGTGGATACCCTTGTCCGTGAAACCCGGCTCTATGGTCAGTTGCCTGAAGAGCATACCGTAAGGTTGCTTGCGCATGCGCTGCTGCATCTTGCCGGATACGATCACGGTCCCGAAATGTATTCACTTACAGACAACGCTGTTGAATCTGTTGCTCCCGTGTTCCGCCAGCGAACATCGGGTTGGCAATAA
- the argF gene encoding ornithine carbamoyltransferase, translating to MIRHLLKINDVPRSELGQLLLRAKELKDNDIRNDALKGKTVILVFEKASTRTRVSFDVAIEHLGGHSIFMTPAESQLGRSEPLEDTAQVLSRFADAMVVRTFGQQKVRTLAEHGSIPVINALTDRYHPCQVLSDMLTIYERTPDLANVHVAWVGDGNNMAHSWINAAIYFPFYLTLAFPKGYEPDHDVLSRALSMGAKINLSYDPVEAVKGAHYVNTDVFASMGQEEEQKKRELAFAAYQVNDKLLEHADPDCKVMHCLPAHRGEEVTAEVLDGPRSIIFDQAENRLHMQKAILEWAVNGIEVDYDAVEELLGPVQAVPHMHTVE from the coding sequence ATGATTAGACATCTCCTTAAAATTAATGATGTTCCCCGCTCAGAACTCGGACAGCTTCTGCTGCGTGCAAAAGAGCTCAAAGATAATGACATCAGGAACGACGCCCTTAAAGGGAAGACCGTTATTCTTGTTTTTGAAAAAGCTTCCACCCGTACCCGTGTTTCTTTTGATGTTGCTATCGAACATCTCGGCGGGCATTCCATTTTCATGACCCCGGCAGAATCACAGCTCGGCAGGAGCGAACCTCTGGAAGATACCGCGCAGGTTCTTTCCCGGTTTGCGGATGCCATGGTTGTACGTACTTTTGGACAGCAGAAAGTGCGCACCCTTGCGGAGCACGGCTCCATTCCGGTCATTAACGCCCTGACCGACAGGTATCATCCCTGTCAGGTTCTGAGCGATATGCTGACAATTTACGAAAGAACTCCTGATCTGGCGAATGTACATGTCGCATGGGTCGGCGATGGAAACAACATGGCCCATTCATGGATTAACGCCGCCATCTACTTTCCGTTCTACCTGACTCTCGCTTTTCCGAAAGGATATGAACCGGACCATGATGTTCTTTCCCGCGCATTGTCCATGGGTGCTAAAATCAACCTCAGCTATGATCCTGTTGAGGCTGTCAAAGGCGCCCATTACGTTAATACCGATGTCTTCGCATCAATGGGACAGGAAGAAGAGCAGAAAAAACGTGAGCTGGCTTTTGCCGCTTATCAGGTAAATGATAAACTTCTCGAGCATGCTGATCCTGATTGCAAGGTAATGCACTGCCTGCCCGCACACCGTGGTGAGGAAGTTACCGCAGAAGTGCTGGATGGTCCCAGATCTATCATTTTTGATCAGGCTGAAAACAGACTGCACATGCAGAAAGCCATCCTTGAATGGGCGGTGAACGGCATTGAAGTGGATTACGATGCAGTTGAAGAGCTGCTCGGACCCGTGCAGGCTGTTCCGCATATGCACACTGTAGAGTAA
- a CDS encoding argininosuccinate synthase, producing the protein MSKIEKVVLAYSGGLDTSIILKWIKKEYDCEVITLTADLGQGEELDGIEEKALRTGATKAFVEDLREEFARDFIFPAFRAGAIYEGRYLLGTSIARPLIAKRMVEIAEKEGAQALAHGATGKGNDQVRFELGGMGMNPKLQHIAPWREWDLKSRTDLMKFAEENDIEIPNTRKKPWSMDANMLHVSFEGAELEDPWNAPSPESYRYCRPLEQTPDEAEIITLDFEKGNPVAINGTKYSPAALVEKLNELGGKHGIGRVDMVENRFVGMKSRGVYETPGGTIMHIAHRDLEGLCMDREVMHLRDSLIPKYAEMIYNGFWFAPERIALQAMIDETQKTVTGTVRLKLYKGNAIPEGRKSPYSLYREDLATFEEDEVYNQKDAEGFIKLVGLRLKGKTSSGSEWIKEANVEDVD; encoded by the coding sequence ATGAGTAAAATTGAAAAAGTAGTATTGGCATATTCCGGCGGTCTGGATACCTCCATTATTCTTAAATGGATCAAGAAGGAGTATGACTGCGAAGTTATAACTCTTACCGCTGACCTCGGTCAGGGCGAAGAACTTGACGGAATTGAGGAAAAAGCCCTCAGAACCGGCGCAACCAAAGCTTTCGTCGAAGACCTGCGTGAAGAATTCGCACGTGACTTTATTTTTCCCGCTTTCCGTGCCGGTGCAATCTATGAAGGACGCTACCTGCTTGGAACATCTATTGCCCGTCCGCTGATTGCCAAAAGAATGGTTGAAATCGCGGAGAAGGAAGGCGCACAGGCACTTGCTCACGGTGCTACCGGTAAAGGTAACGATCAGGTACGTTTTGAGCTGGGCGGCATGGGTATGAATCCCAAGCTTCAGCACATTGCTCCCTGGCGTGAATGGGATCTCAAGTCCCGTACCGATCTTATGAAGTTCGCTGAAGAAAACGATATTGAAATTCCGAATACACGTAAGAAACCATGGTCCATGGATGCCAACATGCTGCATGTCAGCTTTGAAGGTGCTGAATTGGAAGATCCTTGGAATGCGCCTTCTCCCGAGTCATATCGTTACTGCCGTCCTCTTGAGCAGACACCTGATGAAGCTGAAATTATCACCCTTGATTTTGAAAAGGGTAATCCGGTCGCCATCAACGGCACAAAGTATTCACCGGCTGCGCTGGTTGAAAAGCTTAATGAGCTTGGCGGCAAGCACGGTATCGGCCGTGTAGATATGGTTGAAAACCGTTTCGTCGGCATGAAATCCCGCGGTGTATACGAAACTCCCGGCGGAACCATCATGCATATCGCCCATCGCGACCTTGAAGGTCTTTGCATGGACCGTGAAGTCATGCATCTGCGCGACAGCCTGATTCCCAAGTATGCGGAAATGATCTACAACGGTTTCTGGTTCGCACCTGAGCGTATCGCCCTTCAGGCCATGATCGATGAAACTCAGAAAACCGTTACCGGTACCGTAAGACTGAAACTTTACAAAGGTAACGCAATCCCCGAAGGACGTAAGTCTCCTTATTCTCTTTACCGCGAAGATCTCGCTACCTTTGAAGAAGATGAAGTATACAACCAGAAAGACGCTGAAGGTTTCATCAAACTGGTGGGACTGCGTTTGAAAGGTAAAACTTCTTCAGGTTCCGAGTGGATTAAAGAAGCTAATGTAGAAGACGTTGATTAA